CGGATTAAAGACTACGATATTAAAATTACAATTATAGGACATATACAAAGAGGTGGGGCGCCCAGTGCTTTTGATCGAATTTTAGCGAGTCGACTGGGACATGCTGCAGTAGAAGCACTTATGAAAGGGAAACACGGTTGTATGGCCGGATTAATGAACGATAAAATTACGCTTACCCCATTTGATCAATCGATCTTAAAAGCAAATACGCCTGACAGAGAATTGTTTAAATTGGCGGAAATTCTGGGTTTATAATCATACACTTAGTGTTAGCAGCCAATTAGTAATCATGTCTTTTCCATATGGGGTCAAAAATGATTCAGGATGGAACTGAAATCCTTCAATATTTCGAGTTCTATGCCTTAAACCCATAATTACTTTTTGAGATGACATACAACTCACTCTCAGGACATCAGGAATACTTGCCGGATCCACTGCCCAACTATGATAAAGTCCCACTTCAAACGATTGCGGCAAATTTTGAAAAAGCTCAGAAACGCCTGCAAATACTTGAACTTCATGAACCTGCCCATGTTGAACGAAGTCTTGTCGATAAAGTTTAGCTCCAAAATAACTGGCTATGGCTTGCATCCCCAAACATATTCCAAGAATAGGAACATTGCTTCCTTCGTTTAATAATTCAAACATTTTTGGAAATTCGGAAGGTACTCCCGGACCAGGTGAAAAAACAATTCCATGAAAGTCATTGATATGACTTGGGGTTTTTGAACTGCCTTTGCTTATTTCAACCTTA
The genomic region above belongs to Saprospiraceae bacterium and contains:
- a CDS encoding aminodeoxychorismate/anthranilate synthase component II, translating into MKSPKILIIDNDDSFTFNLLQLFESAGAKVEISKGSSKTPSHINDFHGIVFSPGPGVPSEFPKMFELLNEGSNVPILGICLGMQAIASYFGAKLYRQDFVQHGQVHEVQVFAGVSELFQNLPQSFEVGLYHSWAVDPASIPDVLRVSCMSSQKVIMGLRHRTRNIEGFQFHPESFLTPYGKDMITNWLLTLSV